The proteins below come from a single Chitinophaga pinensis DSM 2588 genomic window:
- a CDS encoding peptidylprolyl isomerase, with the protein MNRIFALSAGTLLLCQVAVAQQKMVADKIAAIVGDKIILRSDVEGEMVNLSRNNADGSLPPNAPCMIMEQIISQKVMVMQAERDSLPVSESDVDGQIENRIRYFQDVYGSPEKMKEVTGYSIYQLKERFRQPIKEGLLAKAMQDKITSSVKVTPSEVKKYFDAIPKDSLQYYESELEIGQIVIQPKATKEMDQYAIDRLLEFKKQVQEKTSDFGRLAILYSEDPGAKENKGVYILNRNDKQWDADFLAASFRLKENEISSPIKSQFGYHLIQCIKRQGDNITVQHILLKPNVTRSDLADATKLLDSVRTVILNGKMTFSEAVVKYSTLPAAKFDGGMLQNRMNGTTYITIDQLDEPSERDIVLLLDTLKPGGISKPMPFVDDQPNGRNGVRLVYLKTRTQPHRENMNDDYARIQQRTLQLKQQDARDKWLREKIPTYYIHVDDEFRNCTHISQWIGGIAKQ; encoded by the coding sequence ATGAATAGAATTTTTGCACTTTCTGCGGGTACACTACTACTCTGTCAGGTAGCCGTTGCCCAACAGAAAATGGTAGCCGATAAAATTGCGGCTATAGTGGGGGATAAGATCATTCTCAGATCCGACGTGGAAGGAGAAATGGTGAACCTGTCGCGTAATAATGCGGATGGTTCTCTGCCTCCCAATGCACCATGTATGATCATGGAACAGATCATTTCTCAGAAAGTAATGGTGATGCAGGCAGAACGAGACAGTTTGCCGGTAAGTGAATCTGATGTAGATGGACAGATCGAGAATCGTATCCGCTACTTCCAGGACGTTTACGGCAGCCCTGAGAAAATGAAAGAAGTAACCGGCTATTCTATTTATCAGCTGAAAGAACGCTTCCGTCAACCTATCAAAGAAGGTTTGCTGGCTAAAGCAATGCAGGATAAAATCACCAGTTCTGTAAAAGTGACGCCTTCCGAAGTAAAAAAATACTTCGACGCCATCCCGAAAGACAGTCTCCAGTACTACGAATCAGAACTGGAAATCGGTCAGATCGTGATCCAGCCGAAAGCGACCAAAGAAATGGACCAGTACGCCATCGACCGCCTGCTGGAATTCAAAAAACAGGTGCAGGAAAAAACCAGTGACTTCGGTCGTCTCGCGATCCTCTATTCAGAAGATCCGGGCGCAAAAGAAAATAAAGGGGTATATATCCTCAACCGTAACGACAAACAGTGGGATGCTGACTTCCTGGCGGCGTCTTTCCGCCTGAAAGAGAATGAAATATCTTCTCCTATCAAAAGTCAGTTTGGTTATCACCTTATTCAATGTATCAAACGACAGGGCGATAACATTACCGTTCAGCATATCCTGCTCAAGCCAAACGTTACCCGTAGCGACCTGGCTGACGCAACAAAACTGCTGGACAGCGTTCGTACTGTTATCCTCAACGGAAAAATGACTTTCTCTGAAGCAGTAGTAAAATACAGTACCCTGCCGGCCGCTAAATTCGACGGTGGTATGCTCCAGAACAGAATGAATGGTACTACCTACATCACTATCGATCAGCTGGACGAACCTTCTGAAAGAGACATCGTACTGCTGCTCGACACCCTGAAACCAGGTGGTATCTCTAAACCAATGCCTTTCGTAGACGATCAGCCAAACGGCCGTAATGGTGTACGCCTTGTTTATCTGAAAACCCGTACCCAGCCACACCGTGAGAATATGAACGACGACTACGCCCGTATCCAGCAACGTACGCTTCAGCTGAAACAGCAGGATGCCCGCGACAAATGGCTGCGTGAAAAGATCCCGACATATTATATCCATGTTGATGATGAGTTCAGAAACTGTACACACATCAGTCAGTGGATAGGAGGTATAGCAAAACAATAA
- a CDS encoding DUF4834 family protein: MILKYAFLAFVFWLLYKLVFDFIVPVYQSTKHVRRQMGDIQEHLRRQYQQQEQAQRQAAQAQQQQQQRATAPKADKGDYLDFEEIK, encoded by the coding sequence ATGATACTGAAATATGCATTTTTAGCCTTTGTGTTCTGGTTACTGTATAAACTGGTGTTCGATTTCATCGTACCTGTGTATCAGTCCACTAAACACGTACGCAGACAGATGGGAGATATTCAGGAGCATCTTCGCCGTCAGTACCAGCAACAGGAACAGGCACAAAGACAAGCTGCTCAGGCGCAGCAACAACAGCAACAACGTGCTACCGCCCCTAAAGCTGACAAAGGAGATTACCTCGATTTTGAAGAGATCAAGTAG
- a CDS encoding ribosome maturation factor: MANEQVITTIRDMAAEMLSPYPEYFVVDVRIKPTNNIKLFVDGDNGVPVDKLVAFNRNLYSRLEEATLFPDNDFSLEVSSPGLDEPLKLLRQYVKNIGRKVTVTLLDNSEKEGTLLSATEAVVTIEEQVGKKKEKKTTEINLNEIKHTKVCIVF; encoded by the coding sequence ATGGCAAACGAACAAGTGATAACAACGATCCGGGACATGGCTGCAGAGATGCTGTCACCCTATCCGGAATACTTCGTAGTAGATGTGCGGATAAAACCCACGAATAACATAAAACTCTTTGTAGATGGGGACAATGGCGTGCCGGTTGATAAGCTGGTAGCATTCAACCGAAACCTGTACAGCAGGTTGGAAGAGGCAACGCTGTTTCCGGACAATGATTTTTCCCTGGAAGTATCTTCACCCGGACTGGACGAACCGCTGAAACTTCTCCGTCAATACGTAAAGAATATTGGTCGCAAGGTAACTGTTACTTTATTGGATAATTCCGAGAAAGAGGGTACGCTGCTGTCTGCGACAGAAGCGGTTGTGACTATTGAGGAGCAGGTGGGGAAGAAGAAGGAGAAAAAAACCACAGAGATAAATTTAAATGAAATCAAGCACACAAAGGTGTGCATCGTGTTTTAA
- a CDS encoding TM2 domain-containing protein: MNDYAFSSLPGIEQEELLWLQELTRNYSAENRQRFLAIYQGRRKEPSLILICCLIGLVGAAGIHRFILNQIGLGILYFLTGGLCVVGTIVDAINHRKLAWEYNKKAALESAALLGL; the protein is encoded by the coding sequence ATGAACGACTATGCATTCTCCTCCCTTCCCGGCATTGAGCAGGAAGAGCTCTTATGGCTACAGGAACTGACCAGAAATTACTCTGCCGAAAACCGCCAGCGTTTTCTGGCCATCTACCAGGGTCGCCGTAAAGAACCTTCCCTGATACTGATCTGCTGCCTTATCGGACTCGTAGGCGCTGCCGGTATTCACCGCTTTATCCTGAACCAGATCGGATTGGGTATACTCTACTTTCTGACAGGTGGTCTCTGTGTGGTGGGTACTATTGTGGATGCGATCAATCACCGTAAATTAGCATGGGAGTACAACAAAAAGGCTGCGCTCGAAAGCGCGGCACTCCTTGGCCTATAA
- a CDS encoding amidophosphoribosyltransferase, whose translation MEKQHNRGQDGAGIATVKLNTEPGVPFMHRLRSSAPQAIGDIFAKVRDEVDEIEKYQPEITKYPGLMKGHIRFLGELLMGHLRYATQGKNNVELCHPFVRHNTIPSRNLALAGNFNLVNVDELFKFANVTPGETHRNSDLAAMLEVIHHFLSQEDEEKRNGLDVKSILQKAFSMFDGGYHVCGLIGSGDAFVMRDAHGIRPSYYYVNEDVIVAASERAAIRTAFNVGENEVMELMPGNALIVKENGEYSIEQILQPKERKACSFERIYFSRGNDEKIYKERTALGYNLSETVLKSIDNDLRNTIFSFIPNTAEIAFYGMLKGLEDYLNKIKVERITSWGKDFDEEKLTEMINRRIRIDKIAIKDVKMRTFITADTGRNEMVQHVYDITYGTVRPGIDTLVVIDDSIVRGTTLRESIIRMLDRLGPKRIIVVSSAPQIRYPDCYGIDMSKIGDFVAFKAAIELLKDHGKEHILQEAYGLCMELQRTNTLHAQNVVRNIYKPFTTEEISAKIAEIITPSGIGATVDVIYQSIDGLHQACPNNLGDWYFTGNFPTPGGNRVVNKAFMNYMEGKNERGY comes from the coding sequence ATGGAGAAACAACATAACCGCGGACAGGACGGAGCAGGTATAGCCACAGTGAAGTTAAACACAGAACCTGGAGTACCATTCATGCATCGCCTGCGAAGCAGTGCCCCGCAAGCAATAGGAGATATTTTTGCCAAGGTCAGAGACGAAGTAGACGAAATCGAGAAGTACCAGCCGGAAATCACCAAATACCCCGGCCTTATGAAAGGCCACATACGTTTCCTGGGAGAACTCTTAATGGGCCACCTCCGCTACGCCACCCAGGGTAAAAACAACGTAGAACTCTGCCACCCCTTCGTACGTCATAATACCATTCCATCACGCAACCTCGCACTTGCAGGTAACTTTAACCTGGTGAACGTAGATGAACTGTTTAAGTTCGCTAACGTCACTCCGGGCGAAACACACCGTAACAGTGACCTGGCCGCAATGCTGGAGGTAATTCATCACTTCCTGAGCCAGGAAGATGAAGAAAAACGTAACGGACTGGATGTGAAAAGCATTCTTCAGAAAGCATTTTCAATGTTTGACGGAGGCTACCATGTCTGCGGGTTAATCGGTAGTGGTGATGCATTCGTAATGCGCGATGCACACGGTATCCGTCCTTCTTACTACTACGTAAATGAAGACGTGATCGTTGCCGCTTCTGAGCGTGCTGCTATCCGTACCGCTTTCAACGTAGGCGAAAATGAAGTGATGGAACTGATGCCAGGTAACGCCCTGATCGTAAAAGAAAACGGCGAATACAGCATTGAACAGATCCTGCAACCGAAAGAGCGCAAGGCATGTAGCTTCGAACGTATCTATTTCTCCCGTGGTAACGACGAAAAGATCTATAAAGAACGTACGGCTTTAGGTTACAACCTCTCTGAAACAGTGCTGAAAAGCATTGACAATGACCTGCGTAATACCATCTTCTCTTTTATTCCAAACACAGCAGAAATCGCCTTCTATGGTATGCTGAAAGGACTGGAAGATTATCTCAACAAGATTAAGGTAGAACGTATCACGTCATGGGGTAAAGACTTCGATGAAGAGAAACTGACGGAAATGATTAACCGCAGGATCCGTATCGACAAGATCGCTATCAAAGACGTTAAAATGCGCACCTTCATTACTGCTGATACCGGCCGTAATGAAATGGTACAGCACGTATACGATATTACTTATGGTACCGTACGCCCTGGTATCGATACCCTGGTGGTAATCGACGACTCTATCGTGCGCGGTACTACACTGCGTGAAAGCATTATCAGAATGTTGGACCGTCTCGGCCCTAAACGAATTATCGTTGTTTCTTCCGCACCACAGATCCGTTACCCGGATTGTTATGGTATCGACATGAGTAAAATCGGTGATTTCGTTGCCTTTAAGGCGGCGATCGAACTCCTGAAGGACCATGGCAAGGAACACATCCTGCAGGAAGCTTATGGCCTCTGTATGGAGTTGCAGCGTACAAATACCCTGCACGCACAGAACGTGGTAAGAAACATCTACAAACCATTCACTACAGAAGAGATCTCTGCGAAAATCGCTGAAATTATCACACCAAGTGGCATTGGAGCTACAGTAGATGTGATCTACCAGTCAATTGACGGTCTGCACCAGGCTTGTCCTAACAACCTGGGTGACTGGTACTTTACCGGAAACTTCCCGACACCAGGCGGCAACCGCGTAGTGAACAAAGCCTTTATGAACTACATGGAAGGCAAAAACGAAAGAGGATACTAA
- the infB gene encoding translation initiation factor IF-2, producing MPEVTNNTPRLLAAAKEFNIGKETLIDFLANKGYDMGGFGSPNARLTSQMYAALQSEFQQDKANKRKSDQIALPKGSVLDAMKKKEKEEAEAAAKKKEAAPKEEPTPAVAVEAPKPEPKPEPKPEPKAEPKPEPKPEPKPEPKPEPVPVAEVKPPVAKTEEAPKEPVAAPQQPVAEKTPPAQPQKPEPQEVIKTDTPRINGPKVVATIDLDALNRPKKPPVPPVTKPEQEEKPAAVRQPEPPASEKAPVKEPAPQPPVQPQQPVAQQQAPVEPAKPAAQPEVKPVQPVQPVQKVESPVQQEKTTAPAAEKPAVPAVEQKQAPAAEKPAAAQEKTKEPAEVKQPITQKPAAQHMDVVAAADIASAPASEQDDNGSTAVIENIQAEKLTGPKVIGKIELPVHSERRDNKGNNNFNRGGNNNNNNADNNRKRKRIIVEKKPEPVQPGDLSKGGNTENRNSGNRDFNRDNRNTGNRDNRDNNNNRPGGGQNRPHAAPNRDGRPGGPGQHGGGGNRPGGGQHGGNRPGGPGQHGGNRPGGGQHGNRPGGNFGNRPGGQHGGYGNRDNNANRRPEDKEIDKNEIQNKIKETMAKMGGGNRGKNVKAKQRREKRHELAEQLANKGAENNKLQVTEFVSVSELANLMDVSFAEVISKCMGLGIMVSINQRLDAEVIELVAGEFGYEVEFIGVDDADEMEEEEVTDNEEDLVPRAPIVTIMGHVDHGKTSLLDYIRNANVVSGEAGGITQHIGAYQVVTSSGKKLTFLDTPGHEAFTAMRARGAKVADIAIIVIAADDAIMPQTREAISHSQAAGLPMVFAINKVDKDGANPEKIKEQLAGMNLLVEDWGGKYQSQEISAKSGLNIDVLLEKILLEAELLELKANPNREASGSVIEASLDKGRGYVATLLVQSGTLRQGDTIASGSNFGKIKAMFNERGQRVESVGPSSPVQVLGLNGAPQAGEKFRMYENESEAKEVANRRAQIIREQGIRTKKHITLDEIGRRLALGNFKQLNLIIKGDFDGSVEALSDSLQKLSTEEIVVSVVHKAVGQITESDVLLATASDAIIVGFQVRPSSQASKLAEKENIEIRTYSIIYDAIDELKSAMEGMLEPKIEKKVVANVEIRETYRFDKVTVAGCFVLDGKITRNTRVNLVRDGIVIYTGELQSLKRYKDDVKEVASNMECGLSIKNYSALQVGDIVEGFEEVEVKRTL from the coding sequence ATGCCTGAAGTAACAAACAACACGCCACGATTGCTGGCTGCAGCCAAGGAGTTCAATATTGGTAAGGAAACGTTAATCGACTTCCTTGCTAATAAGGGCTATGATATGGGCGGCTTTGGCTCGCCCAACGCGCGCCTGACGTCTCAGATGTATGCAGCTTTGCAGTCTGAATTCCAGCAGGACAAGGCTAATAAACGCAAAAGCGATCAGATAGCCCTGCCTAAAGGAAGCGTGTTAGATGCAATGAAGAAGAAAGAGAAAGAAGAAGCAGAGGCAGCAGCCAAAAAGAAAGAAGCAGCTCCTAAAGAGGAACCCACTCCCGCGGTTGCAGTTGAAGCACCCAAACCCGAACCAAAACCTGAACCGAAGCCGGAACCTAAGGCCGAGCCGAAGCCCGAACCCAAACCGGAGCCTAAGCCTGAACCTAAGCCCGAGCCGGTACCGGTCGCGGAAGTCAAACCCCCTGTTGCAAAAACAGAAGAAGCTCCGAAAGAGCCTGTCGCAGCGCCTCAGCAACCTGTTGCCGAGAAAACGCCGCCAGCACAGCCGCAGAAACCGGAGCCTCAGGAAGTTATAAAAACAGACACTCCGAGGATCAATGGTCCGAAAGTCGTGGCTACTATTGACCTGGATGCGCTGAACAGACCAAAGAAACCACCTGTTCCTCCGGTTACCAAACCAGAACAGGAAGAGAAACCGGCTGCCGTAAGACAACCGGAACCTCCAGCCAGTGAGAAAGCGCCGGTAAAAGAACCAGCGCCGCAACCACCGGTACAACCGCAACAACCCGTTGCACAACAGCAAGCTCCGGTAGAGCCAGCAAAACCTGCTGCACAACCGGAAGTGAAACCAGTGCAACCCGTTCAGCCAGTACAAAAAGTAGAATCACCAGTACAACAAGAAAAAACAACTGCACCCGCTGCTGAAAAACCTGCTGTCCCCGCTGTAGAACAGAAACAAGCGCCGGCAGCCGAAAAACCGGCAGCTGCTCAGGAAAAAACAAAAGAACCGGCGGAAGTGAAACAACCAATCACACAAAAACCGGCCGCACAGCATATGGACGTAGTTGCAGCAGCAGATATTGCATCAGCACCAGCATCAGAGCAGGACGATAACGGAAGCACTGCCGTTATCGAAAACATTCAGGCAGAAAAACTCACCGGTCCGAAAGTGATCGGTAAAATCGAACTGCCTGTTCACTCAGAAAGACGTGATAATAAGGGTAACAACAATTTCAACCGCGGCGGCAATAATAATAACAACAATGCCGACAACAACCGTAAGCGGAAACGCATCATAGTTGAAAAGAAACCTGAACCTGTTCAACCAGGCGATCTTTCTAAAGGTGGTAATACAGAAAACCGTAACTCCGGTAACCGCGATTTCAACAGAGATAACAGAAATACCGGTAACCGCGATAATCGTGATAATAATAATAACAGGCCAGGTGGTGGTCAGAACAGACCGCACGCAGCGCCAAACCGCGACGGACGTCCAGGTGGACCAGGTCAGCACGGTGGCGGTGGTAACAGACCAGGTGGCGGCCAGCATGGCGGCAACCGTCCGGGTGGACCAGGCCAACACGGAGGTAACAGACCAGGTGGCGGTCAGCATGGCAACAGACCAGGCGGTAACTTCGGTAATCGTCCAGGTGGTCAGCATGGCGGCTACGGTAACCGTGACAACAACGCTAACAGACGTCCGGAAGATAAGGAAATCGACAAAAACGAAATCCAGAACAAGATCAAGGAAACCATGGCCAAAATGGGTGGTGGTAACCGTGGTAAAAACGTCAAAGCAAAACAACGCCGTGAGAAACGCCACGAGCTCGCTGAGCAACTGGCCAACAAAGGCGCTGAAAATAACAAACTCCAGGTCACTGAGTTCGTTTCCGTTAGTGAACTCGCTAACCTGATGGACGTAAGCTTCGCCGAAGTAATCTCAAAATGTATGGGACTCGGTATCATGGTGTCTATCAACCAGCGTCTCGACGCAGAGGTGATAGAACTGGTGGCCGGCGAGTTCGGTTACGAAGTGGAATTCATCGGTGTGGATGACGCAGATGAAATGGAGGAAGAAGAAGTAACAGATAACGAGGAAGATCTTGTACCAAGAGCACCTATCGTGACTATCATGGGTCACGTGGACCACGGTAAAACCTCCTTGCTTGACTATATCCGTAACGCCAATGTGGTATCCGGTGAAGCCGGTGGTATCACCCAGCACATCGGTGCTTACCAGGTAGTAACATCTTCCGGTAAGAAACTGACCTTCCTGGATACACCGGGTCACGAAGCGTTTACCGCGATGCGTGCCCGTGGTGCCAAAGTAGCGGATATCGCCATCATCGTTATCGCTGCGGATGACGCCATCATGCCACAAACTCGTGAAGCGATCTCCCACTCACAGGCCGCAGGTCTGCCAATGGTATTCGCTATCAACAAGGTGGATAAAGACGGTGCTAATCCTGAAAAGATCAAAGAACAGCTGGCCGGTATGAACCTGCTGGTAGAAGACTGGGGTGGTAAATACCAGAGCCAGGAAATTTCTGCCAAGAGCGGTCTGAACATAGACGTCCTGCTGGAAAAAATACTCCTGGAAGCAGAATTACTCGAACTGAAAGCCAATCCAAACAGAGAAGCTTCCGGCAGCGTAATCGAAGCATCCCTCGATAAAGGCCGCGGTTATGTGGCGACCCTGCTGGTACAAAGCGGTACCCTCCGCCAGGGTGATACAATCGCCTCCGGTTCTAACTTCGGTAAGATCAAGGCGATGTTCAACGAACGCGGACAGCGTGTTGAATCCGTAGGACCATCTTCACCTGTACAGGTGCTCGGTCTGAACGGCGCTCCTCAGGCGGGTGAGAAATTCCGTATGTACGAAAACGAATCCGAAGCGAAAGAAGTGGCTAACCGCCGTGCTCAGATCATCCGTGAACAAGGTATCCGTACCAAGAAACACATCACGCTGGATGAAATCGGACGCCGTCTTGCGCTGGGTAACTTTAAACAGCTCAACCTCATCATCAAGGGTGACTTTGACGGTTCCGTAGAAGCATTGAGCGACTCCCTGCAGAAACTCTCTACCGAAGAAATCGTTGTGAGCGTGGTGCACAAAGCAGTAGGTCAGATCACCGAATCAGACGTATTGCTGGCAACAGCTTCCGATGCGATCATCGTAGGTTTCCAGGTACGTCCTTCTTCCCAGGCTTCCAAACTGGCAGAGAAAGAGAATATCGAGATCCGTACTTACTCTATCATCTACGACGCTATCGACGAACTCAAGAGCGCGATGGAAGGGATGCTGGAACCAAAAATCGAGAAGAAAGTGGTGGCCAACGTGGAAATCCGCGAAACTTACCGCTTCGACAAGGTTACCGTTGCAGGTTGCTTCGTACTCGATGGAAAGATCACCAGAAACACCCGTGTCAACCTGGTACGCGATGGTATCGTAATCTATACTGGCGAACTGCAATCCCTGAAACGTTACAAAGACGACGTGAAGGAAGTAGCCAGCAACATGGAGTGTGGTCTGAGTATCAAGAACTACAGCGCCCTGCAAGTTGGCGATATCGTAGAAGGCTTCGAAGAAGTAGAAGTAAAGAGAACTTTATAA
- the nusA gene encoding transcription termination factor NusA, with protein MASINLIESFTEFKEAENIDRPTLMKVLEDVFKTLLRKKYGSDENFDVIVNTEKGDLEILRRRTIVTDGEVEDDNAQIAYSEAILVEPDYQVGEDLYEEVEILDFGRRAILAAKQTLSARIGDLKKNILVKKYADRVGEIVTGEVYQVWKKEVLLLDDERNELILPKSEQIPTDYFKKGENVRAVVKKVEMKNNAPLIILSRTHPTFLAKLLEIEVPEIFDGLIVIKKIVREPGERAKVAVESYDDRIDPVGACVGMKGSRIHGIVRELRNENIDIINYTANIQLLIQRALTPARISRMEVDNENKYASVFLKADQVSLAIGKKGVNIKLACELTGYEIDVFRDEEQEQAEYDIDLAEFSDEIEEWVLDELKRIGCDTARSVLDLTVEELVRRSDLEEETVKDIRRILQEEFDKE; from the coding sequence ATGGCTAGTATTAACCTGATTGAGTCATTCACGGAGTTTAAAGAGGCGGAGAACATTGACCGCCCGACGTTGATGAAAGTGTTGGAAGATGTGTTCAAAACTCTTCTCCGTAAAAAGTATGGCTCTGATGAGAACTTTGACGTGATTGTAAATACTGAGAAGGGTGACCTGGAAATTTTACGCCGCCGTACCATTGTAACAGATGGAGAGGTAGAAGATGATAATGCCCAGATCGCTTATTCGGAAGCCATTTTAGTTGAACCAGACTACCAGGTAGGTGAAGACCTTTATGAGGAAGTAGAGATCCTGGATTTCGGCCGCAGGGCCATCCTGGCTGCAAAGCAGACTCTTTCTGCCCGTATCGGAGACCTTAAAAAGAATATACTTGTCAAGAAATATGCTGACCGTGTCGGTGAAATTGTAACCGGTGAAGTGTACCAGGTATGGAAAAAAGAAGTTTTATTGCTTGATGATGAAAGGAATGAGTTAATTTTACCTAAATCTGAACAAATTCCTACCGATTATTTCAAGAAAGGTGAAAATGTAAGGGCAGTAGTTAAAAAAGTGGAGATGAAGAATAATGCTCCGCTCATCATACTATCCCGCACCCATCCTACCTTCCTGGCTAAATTGCTGGAAATTGAAGTTCCGGAGATCTTTGACGGCCTTATCGTAATTAAGAAAATCGTGCGCGAACCTGGAGAAAGAGCTAAAGTAGCTGTGGAGTCTTATGACGACCGCATCGACCCTGTAGGTGCCTGCGTGGGTATGAAAGGTAGTCGTATTCACGGCATTGTGCGTGAACTGCGTAACGAGAACATAGATATCATTAACTATACCGCTAATATTCAGCTGCTTATCCAGCGTGCGCTCACGCCAGCAAGGATCAGCCGTATGGAGGTAGATAATGAGAATAAATATGCTTCTGTTTTCCTCAAGGCAGATCAGGTATCTCTGGCAATCGGTAAGAAAGGCGTCAATATAAAACTGGCCTGCGAATTGACAGGTTATGAGATTGATGTCTTCCGTGATGAGGAACAGGAACAGGCCGAATACGACATTGACCTGGCAGAATTCTCTGACGAGATCGAAGAATGGGTACTGGATGAACTCAAACGTATTGGTTGTGACACTGCCCGCAGTGTACTTGACCTGACAGTAGAGGAACTGGTACGCCGCTCAGACCTTGAAGAGGAAACAGTAAAAGACATAAGAAGAATACTACAGGAAGAATTTGATAAAGAGTAG
- the proC gene encoding pyrroline-5-carboxylate reductase gives MSNKKIAIIGGGNLGSAIAQGLLKSGFSMPADLTVTKRNLSSLSELQSLGVQTISDNETAIRNAEIIVVALKPYNVREVLAQVQRAFDPSRQILISVITGISIADLEEIAGAGMPVVRAMPNTAIAIQESMTCICHKNVSAEQAVYVKDMFDQLGVAVMIDEKLMDAATVLGACGIAYALRFIRASIQGGIEIGFDARTANLIAAQTVKGAAQLLIKENRHPEEEIDKVTTPKGCTIAGLNEMEHQGFSSSLIKGITVSYNKIAKD, from the coding sequence ATGTCCAACAAGAAAATAGCCATCATCGGTGGTGGTAATCTGGGTAGCGCGATAGCTCAGGGATTGTTAAAAAGCGGGTTTTCAATGCCTGCGGACCTGACCGTAACAAAACGTAATCTTTCTTCTTTAAGCGAATTACAGTCGTTAGGAGTACAAACAATTTCAGATAATGAAACTGCGATCCGCAATGCCGAAATTATCGTGGTTGCATTAAAGCCATATAATGTAAGGGAAGTGCTGGCGCAGGTTCAGCGTGCTTTTGACCCTTCCAGACAGATTTTGATCAGTGTTATTACCGGTATTTCCATTGCCGATCTGGAAGAGATCGCGGGCGCCGGTATGCCGGTGGTGCGTGCTATGCCGAATACGGCGATTGCCATACAGGAGTCTATGACCTGTATCTGTCACAAGAACGTTTCTGCGGAGCAGGCGGTATATGTAAAGGATATGTTCGATCAGCTGGGCGTTGCTGTCATGATCGATGAAAAACTGATGGACGCAGCGACTGTATTAGGTGCATGCGGTATCGCCTATGCACTGCGCTTTATCAGGGCCAGCATACAGGGTGGTATTGAGATCGGCTTTGATGCACGTACGGCTAACCTGATCGCGGCACAGACCGTGAAAGGGGCAGCACAACTGCTGATCAAGGAAAATCGGCATCCGGAAGAGGAAATAGATAAGGTGACCACTCCAAAAGGCTGCACCATTGCCGGCCTCAATGAAATGGAACATCAGGGTTTCAGCTCTTCACTGATCAAGGGGATTACTGTTTCCTACAATAAGATCGCTAAGGATTAG
- a CDS encoding SixA phosphatase family protein: MKTLLLIRHAKSSWNDPDVDDFDRPLNKRGKQNAPEMATRLATRGIMPELLIASPAKRTKTTARMMAKEWHYDRDAIMFEDELYLCYASTFLKVITKVDDDIDTVAIFAHNPGITDFANYITQEIRIDNIPTSGIFAVQANTDSWKDFDSARKSFLFFDYPKQEVV; encoded by the coding sequence ATGAAAACATTATTACTAATCCGTCATGCCAAATCGAGCTGGAATGACCCCGACGTAGACGACTTTGACAGGCCATTGAACAAACGTGGTAAACAGAATGCCCCTGAAATGGCGACCAGACTTGCGACCAGAGGTATCATGCCCGAACTCCTGATTGCGAGTCCGGCAAAACGTACCAAAACGACCGCAAGAATGATGGCTAAAGAATGGCATTATGACAGGGACGCTATTATGTTTGAAGATGAGCTGTACCTCTGTTACGCCTCCACCTTTCTCAAGGTCATTACCAAAGTAGATGACGATATCGATACCGTAGCCATTTTTGCCCATAACCCAGGCATTACTGATTTCGCTAACTATATAACCCAGGAAATCAGGATCGATAATATCCCTACTTCAGGTATTTTTGCTGTTCAGGCCAATACAGACTCCTGGAAAGACTTTGACAGTGCGCGAAAGTCATTCCTGTTCTTTGATTACCCCAAACAGGAGGTTGTCTGA
- a CDS encoding DUF2752 domain-containing protein has product MDPHNNNGPGFCVFKRIGVPWCPGCGLGHSISFLLHGEWKAAFQSHFLGPFALLILVYRTIQLGRLQWQSFAELKNHYT; this is encoded by the coding sequence ATGGATCCCCACAATAATAATGGTCCAGGTTTCTGTGTGTTTAAACGTATCGGTGTCCCCTGGTGCCCGGGCTGTGGACTCGGTCACTCGATTAGTTTTCTGCTGCACGGAGAATGGAAAGCGGCATTTCAAAGTCACTTTCTCGGTCCCTTCGCACTTCTGATACTCGTATACCGGACCATCCAGCTGGGCAGATTACAATGGCAGTCTTTTGCGGAACTTAAAAACCACTATACATGA